The following proteins come from a genomic window of Ornithinimicrobium cryptoxanthini:
- a CDS encoding HAD family hydrolase, giving the protein MRPTPGSPRVGRVYWDDYDAALFDLDGVLTPTAEVHMSAWARMFTDFFDAQGVGEPYTEDDYFAYIDGRPRYEGVAALLTARGITLPQGTPEDPPDAQTVSGLGNRKNELFTQVLRTDGITAYAGSLALMDHLEQVGVAMAVVSSSKNAPEVLRAAGIADRFPVVVDGVVAVEQELPGKPRPDTYEYAAKQLGVPSSRSVVLEDALSGVQAGAAGDFGLVVGVDRGAGEPALLRAGAEVVVQDLAELIGEPR; this is encoded by the coding sequence ATGCGCCCCACCCCAGGGAGTCCTAGGGTGGGGCGTGTGTACTGGGACGACTACGACGCAGCCCTGTTCGACCTCGACGGGGTCCTGACCCCGACTGCCGAGGTGCATATGAGCGCCTGGGCCCGGATGTTCACCGACTTCTTCGACGCGCAGGGGGTCGGCGAGCCCTACACGGAGGACGACTACTTCGCCTACATCGACGGGCGGCCGCGCTACGAGGGCGTCGCCGCCCTGCTGACCGCCCGCGGCATCACCCTGCCGCAGGGCACTCCTGAGGACCCGCCCGACGCTCAGACCGTCAGCGGTCTGGGCAACCGCAAGAACGAGCTGTTTACCCAGGTACTGCGCACCGACGGCATCACGGCGTATGCCGGGTCGCTGGCCCTGATGGACCACCTCGAGCAGGTGGGGGTCGCGATGGCGGTCGTCTCCTCGTCCAAGAACGCCCCGGAGGTGCTGCGCGCGGCCGGGATCGCGGACCGCTTCCCGGTCGTCGTGGACGGCGTGGTCGCCGTGGAGCAGGAGCTGCCGGGCAAGCCGCGACCCGACACCTATGAGTATGCCGCCAAACAGCTCGGCGTTCCCTCGTCCCGGTCCGTGGTCCTGGAGGACGCGCTGAGCGGGGTGCAGGCCGGGGCTGCCGGAGACTTCGGTCTCGTCGTGGGGGTCGACCGGGGGGCCGGTGAGCCGGCGCTGCTGCGCGCGGGTGCCGAGGTGGTTGTGCAGGACCTGGCCGAGCTGATCGGAGAGCCGCGATGA
- a CDS encoding LysM peptidoglycan-binding domain-containing protein codes for MSAIALHDLTAPDLMDRDFPPAPGVRSSGRGHLRLVTADDLPQTGAMRAPAGTPLTLTRRARLLMTLTVAGALVVVIAAAMGVFPAMAAGSHTVVVQPGQTLSHVAVAELPELPMDRAIVQIQLANEMNSLDVQAGTVLQIPQP; via the coding sequence ATGAGCGCCATCGCACTGCATGACCTGACGGCACCTGACCTGATGGACCGGGACTTCCCGCCCGCGCCGGGCGTCCGGAGCTCAGGGCGCGGCCACCTACGGCTCGTGACGGCAGACGACCTGCCTCAGACGGGGGCGATGCGGGCCCCTGCCGGGACCCCGTTGACGCTGACCCGCCGTGCCCGGTTGCTCATGACTCTCACCGTGGCCGGTGCCCTGGTGGTGGTGATTGCGGCCGCGATGGGCGTCTTCCCGGCGATGGCCGCAGGCAGCCACACTGTCGTGGTGCAGCCGGGTCAGACGCTGTCACACGTCGCGGTGGCCGAGCTGCCGGAGCTGCCCATGGACCGCGCGATCGTGCAGATCCAACTGGCCAACGAGATGAACTCCTTGGACGTCCAGGCCGGCACGGTCCTGCAGATCCCCCAGCCCTGA
- a CDS encoding S1C family serine protease yields MTRTRVVLSAAIPLLALTVTACGTGETPTVETVTVSADQAPATAAPAAPADSGVSTASPADAGSLITTHLEAQPAVIQIQAAGGMRHPEFGNYVGGGSGSGFLIGSDGLAVTNNHVVTGAATLEVFIGGDTTRSYNARVVGASECNDLALIDISEPEPLPYLGWSQEPISVGQEIYVAGFPLGDPEYTLTRGIVSKARAASEELTWASVDHSLEHDAAAHPGNSGGPLLNTSGQVTGIHFSGYLPEDMVRQQYAIDHTLAQEVVSHLQDGDYESLGVNAMPVYDASLDVTGLWVSGVKAGSPAARAKVVPGDIITHLNGLPMAPTGTMAEYCDVLRTSGEGTPVSIEVLRWDTGEVLRGELNNPIQEDAAMVPVMSFVEEIGDEVAAGSGESAEAYTYETVVDDTDSILVEVPTEWSDRVTAVSVDTGEPFIQAAPSIERLNTTWTEPGLIYTVTDTTEDLEGLIERMDFAADCADDGQSDYTDGLYTGYYHRYSDCGGSGNQVVVLAATPNDGSFTALLLLQMMHERDVLALDHAFATFNYYTD; encoded by the coding sequence GTGACCCGCACCCGCGTAGTCCTGTCCGCCGCCATCCCGCTGCTCGCCCTCACCGTGACCGCATGCGGCACCGGTGAGACACCCACCGTCGAGACCGTCACCGTCAGCGCGGACCAGGCTCCGGCCACCGCCGCCCCCGCCGCCCCGGCCGACTCCGGCGTCAGCACCGCCAGCCCGGCCGACGCCGGCTCCCTGATCACCACGCACCTGGAGGCCCAGCCCGCAGTCATCCAGATCCAGGCCGCCGGTGGCATGCGCCACCCCGAGTTCGGCAACTACGTCGGCGGCGGCAGCGGCAGCGGGTTCCTGATCGGCTCCGACGGTCTGGCGGTGACCAACAACCATGTGGTGACCGGGGCCGCCACCCTGGAGGTCTTCATCGGCGGCGACACCACCCGCAGCTACAACGCCCGCGTCGTCGGCGCCTCCGAGTGCAACGACCTGGCCCTGATCGACATCAGCGAGCCGGAGCCACTTCCCTATCTGGGCTGGTCGCAGGAGCCGATCTCGGTCGGCCAGGAGATCTATGTCGCCGGCTTCCCGCTCGGCGACCCGGAATACACCCTGACCCGCGGCATCGTCTCCAAGGCACGTGCCGCCAGTGAGGAGCTCACCTGGGCCTCGGTCGACCACTCGCTGGAGCACGACGCCGCCGCCCACCCCGGCAACTCGGGCGGCCCGTTGCTCAACACCAGTGGTCAGGTGACCGGCATCCACTTCTCCGGCTACCTGCCCGAGGACATGGTCCGTCAGCAGTACGCGATCGACCACACCCTCGCCCAGGAGGTGGTCTCCCACCTGCAGGACGGGGACTACGAGTCGCTCGGCGTCAACGCCATGCCGGTGTATGACGCCTCGCTCGACGTCACCGGCCTGTGGGTCAGCGGGGTCAAGGCCGGCTCACCGGCGGCCCGGGCCAAGGTCGTGCCGGGCGACATCATCACCCACCTGAACGGGCTGCCGATGGCCCCGACCGGCACCATGGCCGAGTACTGCGACGTGCTGCGCACCTCCGGGGAGGGCACCCCGGTCTCCATCGAGGTGCTGCGCTGGGACACCGGTGAGGTGCTGCGCGGTGAGCTCAACAACCCGATCCAGGAGGACGCCGCGATGGTGCCGGTCATGTCCTTCGTCGAAGAGATCGGTGACGAGGTCGCCGCGGGCAGCGGCGAGTCGGCCGAGGCCTACACCTACGAGACCGTCGTGGACGACACCGACTCGATCCTGGTCGAGGTGCCCACCGAGTGGTCCGACCGGGTCACCGCCGTCTCCGTCGACACCGGCGAGCCGTTCATCCAGGCCGCGCCCAGCATCGAGCGGCTCAACACCACGTGGACGGAGCCGGGTCTGATCTACACGGTCACGGACACCACCGAGGACCTCGAGGGGCTGATCGAGCGCATGGACTTCGCCGCGGACTGCGCCGACGACGGGCAGTCGGACTACACCGACGGCCTCTACACCGGCTACTACCACCGCTACAGCGACTGCGGTGGCTCGGGCAACCAGGTGGTCGTCCTGGCCGCCACCCCCAACGACGGCTCGTTCACCGCCCTGCTGCTCCTGCAGATGATGCACGAGCGCGACGTCCTCGCCCTCGACCACGCCTTCGCCACCTTCAACTACTACACCGACTGA
- a CDS encoding helix-turn-helix transcriptional regulator, with amino-acid sequence MTAASHAPEGIEERVGAIVNLLLPALDCSVGLLVRADAPRLVIQVIGGTTAVNAGMSKQIRSQLSRPLLRPVVTGNLAPTSAARAYGEADWQQSAIRAEALQTLGVDQFAHLPIYGGPGLVTFVFGRSGEDFTDQNLALLASVQPVVAGLGKLLQLSRPTPSAVLGIIAIEVDSCDGGGDLLKLTDREIEVLQLLAHGHTAAVIARVADCSLRTVHRHLGNIYDKLAVGDRLSAVNRAQALGLLAPETVDA; translated from the coding sequence GTGACGGCCGCCTCGCACGCGCCCGAGGGCATCGAGGAGCGCGTCGGCGCGATCGTGAACCTGCTCCTTCCCGCGCTGGACTGCAGCGTCGGCCTGCTCGTCCGCGCGGATGCCCCACGCCTCGTGATCCAGGTCATCGGCGGGACCACGGCGGTGAACGCTGGCATGTCCAAGCAGATCCGCAGCCAGCTGTCCCGGCCGTTGCTCCGGCCGGTGGTGACCGGCAATCTGGCTCCCACCAGTGCCGCTCGCGCCTACGGCGAGGCCGACTGGCAGCAGTCGGCGATCAGAGCGGAGGCCCTGCAGACCTTGGGCGTCGACCAGTTCGCACACCTGCCGATCTATGGCGGCCCCGGACTGGTGACCTTTGTCTTCGGGCGCAGCGGTGAGGACTTCACCGACCAGAACCTGGCACTGCTGGCCAGCGTGCAACCTGTGGTTGCCGGCCTCGGCAAGCTCCTCCAGCTGTCTCGGCCCACACCCTCTGCTGTCCTTGGCATCATCGCGATCGAGGTGGACAGTTGCGACGGGGGAGGGGATCTCCTGAAGCTCACCGACCGGGAGATCGAGGTCCTGCAGCTCCTGGCCCACGGCCACACTGCCGCGGTGATCGCGCGTGTCGCCGACTGCTCACTGCGGACGGTGCACCGTCACCTGGGCAACATCTACGACAAGCTAGCCGTGGGCGATCGTCTCAGCGCGGTCAACCGGGCGCAGGCGCTCGGCCTCCTCGCCCCCGAGACTGTCGATGCCTAG
- a CDS encoding PRC-barrel domain-containing protein, with product MPINSEHLASLTDADVIDQNGDKVGSVGQIYLDDATGQPAWASVKSGLFGLRESFVPLNDANVADGNIQVPYTKDQVKDSPRVDAEDHLDDSQQSTLFSYYGVDRGAATGDQASAGAPDSTAMFGSDETAQDMTSSRTEGIPTEESQTEEARDGAVTSEYTTPGVDDVTTGAGVGDSGNDLGSGSLTESGTTTGAEDRDGDADRGDAQSGVFQEATPAGDADWSAEQEPAAPTSQPWAMPSSDPADEEPTDANRSGYTPDQPAAHAAAYEGRGEPADSAAGSSMDGEQFGTVEPVTADSGPDIGSTTGDYGEFERIEDQQGGDAAAADDGVVSGSQSQTGTGYPQDDRGGLGAAGAAVGGAASAGYAADVSTTAYETPGAETGDPITGTTPPAAFASDVEQPADGLTRPDDTQTDDTQAAEAQELEAHAGEVTDEESTLAAGTDAGVDETGEPEVFGPEGYRPDRDGTEMSDEERERLNQARSAL from the coding sequence GTGCCCATCAACAGCGAACACCTTGCCAGTCTCACCGACGCCGATGTGATCGACCAGAATGGTGACAAGGTCGGCAGCGTGGGGCAGATCTACCTTGACGACGCCACTGGGCAGCCGGCGTGGGCCAGTGTCAAGAGCGGGCTCTTCGGGCTGCGGGAGTCTTTTGTGCCCCTGAACGACGCCAACGTGGCGGACGGCAACATCCAGGTCCCCTACACCAAGGACCAGGTCAAGGACTCCCCGCGTGTGGACGCCGAGGATCACCTGGACGACAGCCAGCAGTCCACCCTCTTCTCCTACTACGGGGTCGATCGAGGCGCAGCGACCGGTGACCAGGCCAGCGCTGGCGCGCCCGACAGCACTGCGATGTTCGGCAGTGATGAGACTGCCCAGGACATGACCAGCTCGCGGACCGAGGGCATCCCGACCGAGGAGAGTCAGACCGAGGAGGCTCGCGACGGCGCAGTGACCTCCGAATACACCACGCCCGGGGTTGACGACGTGACGACCGGTGCGGGAGTCGGCGACAGCGGCAACGACCTGGGGAGCGGTTCGCTCACCGAGTCGGGCACTACCACCGGCGCCGAGGACCGGGACGGAGACGCGGATCGTGGCGACGCGCAGTCGGGCGTCTTCCAGGAGGCCACCCCCGCCGGTGACGCCGACTGGTCTGCCGAGCAGGAGCCTGCAGCACCCACGTCGCAGCCGTGGGCGATGCCCAGCTCCGACCCGGCGGATGAGGAGCCGACAGATGCCAACCGCTCGGGTTACACACCCGACCAGCCAGCAGCCCACGCGGCCGCCTACGAGGGACGTGGTGAGCCCGCGGACTCGGCCGCTGGCAGTTCGATGGACGGTGAGCAGTTCGGCACGGTCGAGCCGGTGACGGCTGACTCCGGCCCGGACATCGGGTCGACGACCGGTGACTACGGCGAGTTCGAGCGGATCGAGGACCAGCAGGGCGGGGACGCAGCTGCTGCGGACGACGGCGTCGTGAGCGGGTCGCAGTCCCAGACCGGCACGGGCTACCCCCAGGACGACCGTGGCGGTCTCGGTGCTGCCGGGGCGGCGGTTGGCGGTGCTGCCTCAGCGGGCTATGCCGCAGACGTCTCGACCACGGCCTACGAGACCCCCGGCGCGGAGACGGGCGACCCGATCACCGGCACCACCCCGCCGGCTGCCTTTGCCTCCGACGTGGAGCAGCCGGCTGACGGGCTGACGCGTCCGGACGACACGCAGACGGACGACACGCAGGCGGCGGAGGCGCAGGAACTTGAGGCACACGCGGGCGAGGTCACCGATGAGGAGAGCACGCTCGCGGCCGGGACCGATGCCGGTGTCGACGAGACCGGTGAGCCGGAGGTGTTCGGACCCGAGGGCTACCGCCCTGACCGGGACGGCACCGAGATGTCGGACGAGGAGCGCGAGCGCCTCAATCAGGCACGAAGCGCCCTCTGA
- a CDS encoding glycoside hydrolase family 65 protein: MSLRETDHGLHERALVSPATDPMDRTRFPVDEWALVESTYDGTDLGVTETLFAVGNGYLGLRGNVEEGRDTHTHGTFVNGFHETWSIQHAEDAYGLARVGQTIVNVPDPKVIKLYVDDEPLLLAQADLEHYERTLDFRDGHLRRELIWRTSSGKRVKVTTTRMVSFTERHLAVMTMDVEMLDGDAPIVISSQVLNRQDGFDEYHVRAAAMGEGDDPRKAQGFDRRVLDPQAHWVSEGQGRAVLGYVCHESRMTLALAIDHAIETDNEFDEEVIAEEDSAKSVFRIKARAGQPIHLTKYVTYHTSRGVPVRELTDRCQRTLDRVRAEGVVHLREDQRAWLDDFWGRADVTTPEQPAVQQAIRWNLFQLAQASARAETNGISAKGVSGSGYSGHYFWDTEIYVMPFLTYTCPQIARNALRFRHQMLDAARTRARDMSQAGALFPWRTINGEEASAYFAAGTAQYHINGDVAHALVQYVRATGDRVFELAEGVDILVETARLWADLGFWATNGDNTFHIHGVTGPDEYTTVVNDNLFTNVMARENLFHAVRTVTELRASDPRDYARAVQRLGLRDEEVIEWQRAADGMFIPYDESLGVHPQDLHFLEREVWDLARTPQEKRPLLLHYHPLVIYRFQVLKQADVVLAMFLGGKFFTLEEKRANFEYYDPITTGDSTLSAVVQSIVAAEVGYHEMALRYFYDGLFVDLADRQGNTADGVHVASTGGVWAGLVSGFGGMRDHWGGLQFDPRLPQSWPELGWRMSWLGSRLHVVVRSTEIRLRVEDGAPIEVEVRGEEFTVGSEEVVVPLDGMGPSIHGVLPPTPVVGGYTQEGQRIIPATPRG; the protein is encoded by the coding sequence ATGAGCTTGCGCGAGACCGACCACGGGCTCCATGAGCGAGCGCTGGTCTCACCGGCCACCGACCCGATGGACCGCACGAGGTTCCCGGTCGACGAATGGGCCCTGGTCGAGTCGACCTATGACGGCACCGACCTCGGCGTGACCGAGACCCTGTTTGCTGTCGGCAACGGCTATCTCGGGCTGCGCGGCAACGTCGAGGAGGGCCGCGACACGCACACCCACGGCACCTTCGTCAACGGCTTCCACGAGACGTGGAGCATCCAGCACGCCGAGGACGCCTACGGCCTGGCGCGGGTGGGGCAGACGATCGTCAACGTGCCGGACCCCAAGGTCATCAAGCTCTATGTCGACGACGAGCCGCTGCTGCTCGCCCAGGCCGATCTCGAGCACTACGAGCGGACCCTGGACTTCCGCGACGGGCACCTGCGGCGCGAGCTGATCTGGCGCACCTCGTCCGGCAAGCGCGTGAAGGTCACCACCACCAGGATGGTCTCGTTCACCGAGCGTCACCTGGCCGTGATGACGATGGACGTGGAGATGCTGGACGGCGACGCCCCGATCGTGATCTCCAGCCAGGTGCTCAACCGGCAGGACGGGTTCGACGAATACCACGTGCGCGCCGCCGCCATGGGCGAGGGCGACGACCCGCGCAAGGCGCAGGGCTTTGACCGCCGCGTCCTGGACCCGCAGGCCCACTGGGTGAGCGAGGGACAGGGACGCGCCGTCCTCGGCTATGTCTGCCACGAGTCCCGGATGACGCTGGCCCTGGCCATCGACCACGCGATCGAGACGGACAACGAGTTCGACGAGGAGGTCATCGCCGAGGAGGACAGCGCCAAGAGCGTCTTCCGGATCAAGGCCAGGGCGGGGCAGCCGATCCACCTGACCAAGTACGTCACCTACCACACGTCCCGCGGCGTCCCGGTGCGTGAGCTCACCGACCGGTGCCAGCGCACCCTGGACCGGGTCCGGGCCGAGGGGGTGGTCCACCTGCGCGAGGACCAGCGCGCCTGGCTGGACGACTTCTGGGGACGCGCCGACGTCACCACGCCCGAGCAGCCGGCCGTGCAGCAGGCGATCCGGTGGAACCTCTTCCAGCTGGCCCAGGCGTCCGCGCGGGCCGAGACGAACGGCATCTCGGCCAAGGGGGTGAGCGGTTCGGGCTACAGCGGGCACTACTTCTGGGACACCGAGATCTATGTGATGCCGTTCCTGACCTACACCTGCCCGCAGATCGCACGCAACGCGCTGCGCTTCCGCCACCAGATGCTGGACGCGGCCCGGACCCGGGCCCGGGACATGTCGCAGGCGGGCGCACTCTTCCCGTGGCGCACGATCAACGGTGAGGAGGCGTCGGCCTACTTCGCGGCGGGCACCGCGCAGTATCACATCAACGGCGACGTGGCCCATGCCCTGGTGCAGTACGTCCGGGCCACCGGCGACCGGGTGTTCGAGCTCGCCGAAGGAGTGGACATCCTGGTCGAGACGGCCCGGCTGTGGGCCGACCTGGGCTTCTGGGCCACCAACGGGGACAACACCTTCCACATCCACGGGGTCACCGGACCCGACGAATACACCACCGTCGTCAACGACAACCTGTTCACCAACGTGATGGCGCGGGAGAACCTCTTCCACGCCGTCCGGACGGTCACCGAGCTGCGGGCCTCTGACCCGCGGGACTACGCGCGAGCAGTGCAGCGGCTCGGGTTGCGGGACGAGGAGGTGATCGAGTGGCAGCGTGCGGCAGATGGGATGTTCATCCCGTATGACGAGTCTCTGGGGGTCCATCCGCAGGACCTGCACTTCCTGGAGCGGGAGGTGTGGGACCTGGCCAGGACCCCGCAGGAGAAGCGACCGCTGCTCCTGCACTACCACCCGCTGGTGATCTACCGCTTCCAGGTGCTGAAGCAGGCCGACGTGGTGCTGGCCATGTTCCTGGGCGGGAAGTTCTTCACGCTGGAGGAGAAGCGCGCCAACTTTGAGTACTACGACCCGATCACGACCGGCGACTCCACGCTGTCCGCCGTGGTGCAGTCGATCGTGGCCGCAGAGGTCGGATATCACGAGATGGCCCTGCGCTACTTCTACGACGGACTCTTCGTCGACCTGGCCGACCGCCAGGGCAACACCGCAGACGGGGTGCACGTGGCCTCGACCGGTGGGGTCTGGGCGGGCCTGGTCTCCGGGTTCGGTGGCATGCGGGACCACTGGGGCGGGCTCCAGTTCGACCCGCGCCTGCCGCAGTCGTGGCCCGAGCTGGGCTGGCGGATGAGTTGGCTCGGGTCGCGGCTGCACGTGGTCGTGCGCTCCACCGAGATCCGCCTGCGCGTCGAGGACGGCGCCCCGATCGAGGTCGAGGTGCGAGGCGAGGAGTTCACCGTCGGCTCCGAGGAGGTCGTGGTCCCGCTGGACGGCATGGGCCCCAGCATCCACGGTGTGCTGCCCCCGACCCCAGTTGTGGGCGGCTACACCCAGGAGGGGCAGCGGATCATTCCAGCCACCCCGCGGGGCTGA
- the lexA gene encoding transcriptional repressor LexA, with protein MADIHEMPDRDGRADLTPRQEKVLHVIRDSVDQRGYPPSLREIGTAVQLASPSSVAYQLRMLERKGYLRRDPNRPRAIEVVLPGSGEGQAPGYRRTPAAEEATASGAEIYDETGIGDARPAASYVPVLGRIAAGGPILAEEAVEDVFPLPRQIVGDGELFLLKVVGDSMVEAAICDGDWVVVRRQDDAINGDIVAAMLDNEATVKTFKRTDGKLWLMPHNEAYDPIDGDDAVVLGKVTAVLRRV; from the coding sequence ATGGCTGACATTCACGAGATGCCGGACCGGGACGGGCGAGCGGACCTGACTCCCCGCCAGGAGAAGGTGCTGCACGTGATCCGCGACTCCGTGGACCAACGCGGCTACCCGCCGAGCCTGCGCGAGATCGGCACGGCGGTGCAGCTGGCCTCCCCCTCGTCGGTGGCCTACCAGCTGCGCATGCTGGAGCGGAAGGGCTATCTGCGCCGCGATCCCAACCGTCCGCGCGCCATCGAGGTCGTCCTGCCGGGCTCCGGTGAAGGTCAGGCACCGGGCTATCGCCGGACGCCGGCAGCCGAGGAGGCCACTGCCTCAGGTGCGGAGATCTACGACGAGACCGGCATCGGTGACGCACGCCCTGCCGCGTCCTACGTGCCCGTCCTGGGCCGGATCGCGGCCGGTGGACCGATCCTGGCCGAGGAGGCCGTCGAGGATGTCTTCCCCCTGCCCCGTCAGATCGTCGGTGACGGTGAGCTGTTCCTGCTCAAGGTGGTCGGTGACTCGATGGTGGAGGCGGCCATCTGCGACGGCGACTGGGTCGTGGTGCGTCGTCAGGACGACGCGATCAACGGCGACATCGTCGCGGCCATGCTGGACAACGAGGCGACGGTCAAGACGTTCAAGCGCACGGACGGCAAGCTGTGGCTCATGCCGCACAACGAGGCCTACGACCCGATCGATGGTGACGACGCTGTGGTCCTCGGCAAGGTCACCGCAGTCCTGCGCCGGGTCTGA
- a CDS encoding RecQ family ATP-dependent DNA helicase, which yields MSEQAHEALRRLVGRDDAEFREGQLDAIQALVDRRERVLVVQRTGWGKSAVYFVATALRRAAGAGPTVIVSPLLALMRDQIEAARRAGITAVSMNSANAEEWGSVRQQLTDDSVDVLLVSPERLNNPRFREEQLPDLAARCGLLVVDEAHCISDWGHDFRPDYRRIRTLLAGLPADTPVLATTATANERVVHDVVEQLSVGGDGSVRAVSTIRGPLARASLRLGVLEMETPERRIAWLLAHLGDLPGSGIVYALTVSAAEDLAATLSSAGHQVAAYTGRTDPADRLELERRLRDNEVKALVATSALGMGFDKPDLGFVVHLGAPSSPVAYYQQVGRAGRATDNADVLLLPGVEDRNIWAYFASAAMPRQEQADAVLTALAGSGKPLSTAALETLVDVRRTRLELLLKVLDVEGAVEKVQGGWTGTGQPWTYDAERYTRVAEAREREQQLMLDYQRTDGCRMAFLQRCLDDPTAADCGRCDRCAEAWYPTDIPAEAVDRAMGQLSRVGVPVEPRAQWPTGMDRLGVPVRGKIPSGEAMERGRVLARVSDLGWGQRVRELVQGPDAPVPDQIVNAVTKALADWDWAQRPVAIVSVPSRSHPELVGSLVRRISELGRLPYLGELSAPNGGPTGESGGNSAFRLAAVWEQLTVGPELAQQLARLQGPVLLVDDLIDSRWTMTVAARALRLAGAEAVLPLALAQAG from the coding sequence ATGAGCGAGCAGGCACACGAGGCACTCCGGCGACTGGTCGGCCGGGACGACGCGGAGTTCCGGGAGGGACAGCTCGACGCGATCCAGGCGCTGGTGGACCGGCGCGAGCGGGTCCTCGTCGTGCAGCGCACCGGCTGGGGCAAGTCGGCCGTCTATTTCGTGGCCACCGCACTGCGCCGGGCCGCGGGCGCGGGACCGACCGTGATCGTCTCGCCGCTGCTGGCGCTGATGCGCGACCAGATCGAGGCGGCCCGGCGGGCGGGGATCACTGCCGTGTCGATGAACTCCGCCAACGCCGAGGAGTGGGGCTCGGTGCGCCAGCAGCTGACCGACGACAGCGTCGACGTCCTGCTGGTGAGCCCCGAACGCCTCAACAACCCGCGCTTCCGAGAGGAGCAGCTGCCCGACCTCGCGGCCCGTTGCGGGCTGCTCGTGGTCGACGAGGCGCACTGCATCAGCGACTGGGGACACGACTTCCGGCCGGACTACCGGCGGATCCGCACCCTGTTGGCGGGGCTGCCGGCGGACACCCCGGTGCTGGCGACGACGGCCACCGCCAACGAGCGGGTGGTGCACGACGTCGTGGAGCAGCTCTCCGTCGGCGGCGACGGGAGCGTCCGTGCGGTCAGCACGATCCGCGGGCCGCTGGCCCGGGCCTCGCTGCGTCTCGGCGTCCTGGAGATGGAGACCCCGGAGCGTCGCATCGCCTGGCTGCTGGCCCACCTGGGTGACCTGCCCGGCAGCGGCATCGTCTATGCCCTGACCGTGTCCGCCGCCGAGGACCTGGCCGCGACCCTGAGCTCGGCGGGACACCAGGTCGCTGCCTACACCGGGCGCACCGACCCCGCAGACCGGTTGGAGCTCGAGCGACGACTGCGGGACAACGAGGTCAAGGCGCTGGTGGCCACCAGCGCCCTCGGCATGGGGTTCGACAAGCCCGACCTCGGCTTTGTCGTGCACCTGGGGGCGCCGAGCTCACCGGTGGCCTACTACCAGCAGGTCGGCCGGGCCGGTCGCGCCACGGACAACGCGGATGTGCTGCTGCTGCCGGGGGTCGAGGACCGCAACATCTGGGCCTACTTCGCCTCGGCAGCGATGCCGCGCCAGGAGCAGGCCGACGCGGTGCTGACCGCGCTCGCGGGGTCGGGCAAGCCACTGTCGACCGCCGCGCTGGAGACTCTCGTCGACGTGCGTCGCACGAGGCTGGAGCTGCTGCTGAAGGTGCTCGATGTCGAGGGCGCGGTCGAGAAGGTCCAGGGCGGCTGGACCGGCACCGGGCAGCCGTGGACCTACGACGCCGAGCGCTACACCCGAGTGGCGGAGGCACGCGAGCGGGAGCAGCAGCTGATGCTCGACTACCAGCGGACCGACGGGTGCCGCATGGCCTTCCTGCAGCGGTGCCTGGACGACCCGACCGCTGCGGACTGCGGCCGCTGCGACCGGTGTGCGGAAGCGTGGTACCCCACCGATATCCCGGCCGAGGCCGTCGACCGGGCCATGGGCCAGCTGTCCCGGGTGGGCGTGCCGGTCGAGCCACGGGCCCAGTGGCCCACCGGCATGGACCGGCTCGGGGTGCCGGTGCGTGGCAAGATCCCGTCGGGCGAGGCGATGGAGCGGGGCCGGGTCCTGGCGCGGGTCTCCGACCTCGGCTGGGGTCAGCGGGTCCGCGAGCTCGTGCAGGGACCGGACGCGCCGGTGCCCGACCAGATCGTCAACGCGGTGACCAAGGCGCTGGCCGACTGGGACTGGGCCCAGCGACCGGTGGCGATCGTCTCGGTGCCCTCGCGCAGCCACCCCGAGCTGGTGGGCTCCCTGGTGCGGCGCATCAGCGAGCTGGGGCGACTGCCCTATCTGGGGGAGCTGAGCGCCCCCAACGGCGGGCCGACTGGGGAGTCCGGGGGCAACAGCGCCTTCCGGCTGGCCGCGGTCTGGGAGCAGCTCACTGTGGGACCCGAGCTGGCCCAGCAGCTCGCCCGTCTGCAGGGACCGGTGCTGCTGGTCGATGACCTGATCGACTCGCGGTGGACGATGACGGTCGCCGCGCGGGCGCTCCGGCTCGCGGGTGCCGAGGCGGTCCTCCCGCTGGCCCTGGCCCAGGCCGGCTGA